Genomic DNA from Triplophysa rosa linkage group LG6, Trosa_1v2, whole genome shotgun sequence:
atcatttattttactAGCATCAGTGCTACTAAATGGAGGAAGTGAAACTCTTTGTTACTTTAGTTTCATACAGTTTGTTTTCACCGTCAGTGGTTTTCCACTCGTGTTCTGTTGAATCGACGGTTCAGTGCACATTTACTAGAACTGAACTTAAGCAACAAACCCgctcaaaataaataataaaactcaAGTCTGCGGTCATGAAACATTAGGTAAAGAACTGAGCAAATATAAATTAGGAAGAGCATTTATAGCAAGTGacgttcaattcaattttatttatatagcgcttttcacaatgtgcattgttccaaagccgctttacaggagaaaaacagaaaaggtaTAAACACAGCgtatggtgtttatagaacaagcaagatcattctaataaataatatctaatatcagcagtctcccggtgagcaagacaacacggccctgtggcgaggaacccaaactccaatgagaaAGAAATGGAGGAGAAACCGgtctcagccgggaggaccagatctcctctgacgcgtcacagctgcactcactgACTTTCATTCAAAGTTAGAGTACACTTTTATGAGAAATAGggagcttattagttgtgatttaggacaTTGAAACATTTGTTGAAGTTGTTTAGGActaattttgtcttgttttgtgatggatatcagacaacagaggaatgttttAAGCAgagaaaatagtaatggcataatgtgacttcaaactgctgtcatgtgatgtaaatttagcattaatgtgacaagtattacataaaaaacaatacTAAAAGCCGTACAGATTGAGAGTGCCACtacaacaaacaaatacaaacaagaATTCTTGAAGTTTGCACAGTCTGTTTCACTAAGCTAACAGGAGCTCTCCGAATCTGATCCTTCATGACTGACCCTGAAGCTCGTGCACGTAAAGATAATAATATAACCTTCACAGAATaacaatgagaaacatttcacaaacAATATCCACTATCAGGAATAAACACCGAGATGCATTTACGCGCACACTTTTTGACGTGACATGGAGGAAGGATCTCAAAATTACTGTACATACAAACTGACTAGTTTGctgaaacaaaaactaaaagtcTTCTGGTATAAGCTGGCCTAAACACAGCTATGATTATTAAAAGTGTAGCAGTAAATGCTTCGTGTCAGTTTCACACAGCTCGTGGAAGCGATGTGTCATTCCGCTTCAGGTCAGTAACAGATTACAGCATTCACACCGAGCACAAGTCATTTCATTTCAGCTTTCTGTCGACCTTACCCGCACATCTGTTTGCATTAcggttttaataaaatgatcattAGTTGATCGTGTGAATGATTGTGTGGTGGTCACTGAAtgaaaatactgtttatttacagtaaagACCTGCAGTAGATCGGCTGTGACGCCGCTTATCTCAGCTGTGTGACTCTCAGAGCAGATATCATCCCCCACGCTGATCCCAGATCTGTCCTTAGTGTCTACACACGATCATCTTGATGTACTGCAGGGCGCTGTGTGCCGCAGAGTTTTGGGCGTTACCGCTGGTCATTCCTGATCCGTGGCACACCGTCACCGGCCTGGTGGACAGCTCCACTAAACACTGGTACTGCCCGTTCACTGTCAGCTCATCTGTGACACACAAACACCGCAGAATCCCATCACTGCTGAGATCATCCAACTTACAACGTTACTGATCAATTACACATGTGGTGTTATTAGCACCTACTTTTATCCAgaacataataaataacaacGGCCACATTTATCATAAGCAGCATCCACATTCTTTCATATTTCTTCTTGTAAAGCCACAGCTGACGCAGCACTGAGAGGACACGCGAAGACGTAAGGCTctctttattttctgttaatacAATGTGAAGTGTCACGTCAGATGTCTTAACACCTCGTCTACGTTTAGTTGAATGGGAACTATTAGACAACATGAATGCTTCAGTTCAGCCGGGTTACAAAATGCAGATTAAACATCCTTCAACCTACGTGTTGCTTTACTAGAGACTCGTGTCCCTTACTGAGGCACTTCAGAGGCCGGTGTCAgagactttttcattgtccgtcatttttacggacaggctcgtaaaacatccgtcataatctatttttacccgtcactatggcgcAGTGTGATATTACGTgccaattagcatgtttgtgacgtcatcgAGACGTACATGCGTTCtttgaacttactgtatttaatacccaataaagccaaagtcgtttacatatttaatgtttctacTATGGCGAAACAAATGAGACGGTGGTGGTCTTGATCATACGCGCCCCTGGCTCATATGGCTCGTCTCCGCTGATCCCGCGTGGGTTTTCCTGCATGGACGAGGCGTTTAtgagtaatgaatgggaaacgtCCGTGTCCCTGcgatcacgttctgatgaaaggaaatgattggatgctcCCAACTCCACaaaaaggggaattacaaactgccctcaaaatgacggacggccttcagatttttccgtcactggtattAAAAATGCGTCAATgacggagaattttcggttaacgcgacctgtGGTGGTTTGAAGCGAGAAACATGAACTGACCGATGTCCATGTAAGTGACCTGAAAGCCCAGCTCCAGCGACAGGTCCAGTAACATCTGAATGTAGTCTGTGTTTGGGATGCTGAGAGGAGATCTCTTCAGGAGTGAAATCTTCTCGCCCGTCGAGTGTCGGACGTCCTCTACGTTCACATGAGGTGGAGGACTCTGAGGAGCACAGACAACACACACGCAGGCAGAAACACTACACGCTATATAAATGCTAGAACACAGTAATAGCTGCATGTATCTACAGTATTTGATTTGATGTCAGGAGCGTGCTGAAGCGCGTCGTCTCTCTCGTGGATTCATCTGGAGTCATACGTGTATGTCTTACCCACGTGATCTCTAGAGATCCAGACAAACTCTGGAGTTTCTCCAGCATGCGCTCGGCCGCCACTCGTCTGGACGTCTTTTTGGAGCTGCCGGTCCCTGATGAGTGAAAACCCATTTAGTCACCAGAACcctcacgcgcacacacacgcacacacacacaacagtgcATCATCACAGTAATCTCACCCGTCTCCTCCAATCCTTCTAAACGACAGACAACTGTGAACTCTTTCATGTGATCGGGTCCCGTCTCCATACACGTCACATACTCCGGCAGACACCACCCCCTCAGCATCGCCAGCTCCTGACGGACACAACActattacatcactgacacacacacacaacacaacacaactattGTCACATACCTGCAGGATTCCCACAGGGTTTGACGCATCCCGTGTTTCAGGAGAAATACCATTTTTATCTCGGTCATCACTATGACGATTCAGGAAACAAGTGTTAGCTCGATGTTATGTCACCGATGCCGAATATTGTGCATATCTGTATCTATAGTATCTTGAGTGAATATTATGTACACATGTATTGTGTGCTTTGTATTAGTTGTATTGTATCTATAGTGAATATTGTAGTGTGCTGTATACTTAGGCTGGAAGTCCAGTTTCAATACTTGTAAGGCAGCTTGGGCAGCTTCATGTTTCGCAGCCTTTTTAGTTGATCCTTCACCTATACGAAACAAACCAGAATAAGTCATTTTAATAACAGTCCCTACTGATTGTAAATGGTGAACTGCAATCCTTCTCCTAAATTACTAACATTGTTTTGttgctgtttgttttatttcttgtaAAGCCGTAGTACCTAGTACATGAAACTAGTGTGACATAGTAAACTGTagattttactgtagtaaagcgTGGATGTAAACAGTCAGACCTTTGCAGGTAATCTCTCCGATGGTGACACTAAAGCTGAAGCAGGGCTGATGCGCGTCCCCGTCAGACCCAATCAGCGCGTACTGCGGCGCGCTCCCTGTCCTGATGCCGTACTCGTGTAGGACCTGGACGGGAGTTTTGTCAGCACACCCAAACAAACGAGGAGCCGAACCGCCACTGAAACACAACGACATGCTGCGATTACCGCGACAGATCACGAGCGCAGTTCGACTTCACACGGCACTGCGCAGACCGAGAACAGTATGCGACGCGTCGTGTCCACGAGAAACTCCCGCCTGTCTGTGTCTGCTATACTGTAAACAAAACGTCAAACAACCTAGAGGGAAATTACGACGCCACGGTTGTTGTACACAGAGGTGCAGGATGAAAGAAGAACAGCTTGCACGTTATGTTTACGCGCTAACTGTACTTACGCTGAAGCTGCCATCATTCTTCTCCTCGATGTGCGCGTGCAGCTTGTGGCCACAAtggttcttcttcttctgtggTCTTTTGGCGCATTACACCCTTTGTGCAGAACGCCACCTACTGCACGTTGCTGTTGTGCGTCCTGATCCTCAAACACTTCatttagaaaagaaaagaaagaaaacctaTCAACACGAATCGCTAGGGTTCACGCTCCCATCTGACGCTCCTCCAGAAGGTTCCCATAAATCCCTACAGTGTCCAACCTCATTTTAAATCCTCACATTTAACCCTGTACTGTTAAAGTACCCTATAAGTAACCCTTCACATTAATCTCATATCCTAACACATATCCTAtcattaattacttttccaCTTGAATATGTTATTAATTCCATTCTTTCTTCATCATATTTTGTACAATCAGATATTACACGCTGCACTGTTTCCCACTCCTTACAAAACTCACACAAACCACTCTCAGATAGAGATGCGTTCAATGCTGCGTGTCCAAGTCTCATCCTTGTCAACATAACATGATCCTTTCTATTTTTtccataaatgttttgtttatttttaacattttattttattttatagaagtGCCTACCCTTATTATCTAAATTCCATATTTCTTGCCAATCCTTTAAAATATGATCTATGATTAACGTTTTAGCCTCCCATTTACTTAAAGATAGATTCATATCTATTTCTTCCTTTGTAAGAGCATCTTTTGTCATTCTATCAACCTCTTTATTCCCGTCTATACCCACATGGGCTGGGACCCAACAAAAACTAATCACTATCCCTCTTCTTTGTATACGCCAAAGTAAAGTAGATATTTCATTTCATAAATCTTCTCTATTAGACTGATATGTATATAATGATGTTGATGCAGAATCAGAGCATATCACCACTCTATTTGGGCTTACTTCCTCATCCCATGTCAGACCCATTAAAATCATTTCCATGGAATAAATTGACCGCTCAGCTGTTACTCTTTTAGATACAGACACCTTCAGTTCTGGTATATACACACTATTCCTGCAAGCCCTTCATTCGCATCTTTTGATCCGTCACTatattactgtatgtaaactTACATAGAATCTTTCCTGCAAATATCTATTTACCTTAGATTACCCATTTCCTGCCACTCTCTTTTCTTTTCCAATATTTCTAGATCTATTTTAACTTCCGGTATCACCCATATTGAAACTTCACCATACTGGTGACGTACttaatttgatgttttcaaCTTGATACTTCTCTGCTAATTTGCTCACATTCCATCCAAATCCTTTCCTTTTTCCCTGTATATTCCCAACGATCATTTAACACATCTTTAGCAATATGTTCTCCAGAATGGCTCTTAATTGAAGTCCAATACACTAGGGATAGCGTTATTCTCCTCAAACTTAATGGTATTTCATTTGCCTCCTACTAGTTTTACTAGCTCCTAAACATATTCTAAGTGCTTTATATTGAATCCTATCTAATCTTCTTAACAATGTATCAGACGCTGCCTCATATACCATACATCCATAATCCAAAATCGATCTGATCAAGGCTTGTTATATTGATATCATAGACATTCTATCTGCTCCCCATTCTTTTCCAGCAATTGATCTCATTACATTTAAACttttactacattttttttccatatCCTCTATATGCTTTTTCCAGGTGTATCTTTCATCTAACCATATTccgaaatatttaaaaacatggaCTCTCTCTAACGTCTTCCCATACAATACAAATTCAATATTTTCCAAAGCTTTCCTTTTCTGCTAAACACCATATAGCATGATTTACTGGCTGACATTTTAAAACTCCAATCTATAGTCCATTTTCCACCTTTTTACTGCCTGCTTGAACACTAGCAGATACATGTGATATATTCAAACCTCTCTTCCAAATAGCGCCATCATCTGCATACAGAGTACATCTCACTCCATTCTCTAGTTTGTCAAACATATCATTAATCATTCTATTAAAAGGATTGGACTTGCAACACTTTGGCCAATGGTATTGCGTTATACTGGCTATAAGCTCCGCCTTAATACCAGCTGCTGTTATGTACTACGAGAAATATCCACTCGTTTGAAGACACACGATCCAGACCACCAGTCTCAGGCCGGAACCACACATGGTTTAGCGCAGATCGTGCTACCAACACTTTTTGCAGCTTATGCTCTAATTTTCGCACAGATTTtggtgatttatgcacaatatCTGAAACCGCTAGAAAATGCATAACCTGGatttttgtagttattatttGCATAGTGCTTTCTGTTTTACTAGATATAATATTTACTTAAGTGTTCATAATATCTACATAATCAATATCTGTTCATTTTGAAACAAAGACTAATGCTGTGTTCTCAgcacgagtaaattacatacaaagtcaatgcaaacaCGCGcatagacgcgaactcgcggcaggcgtatggcaagccgatggtgtcacaattacgccatagattaaacacgtttatatccgaacgccgtttttgacgGCAATCGTACaatcacaatgaaccagcacaggacagaaaacaaaagGGCATTATAAaaggatcaaatcaagagggaacagctgCGGGGCATGAAATAACTAATGACTAATAATGAGGAGACAAAAGGGCAGGAACAGAGACGACACAGGAGAGAGCGTATggcaagccataagggccaaaatgcCTCTCCCCATAttaaacatgaggttctgtcatgattctgcctcctcgtgtcatgtctttcttggtctggtggcagaaccatgacacttaacatgtaaatcactcagGCTTAACGCTTCATTCCCGTTTGGTGGGAACACAGCATTATATGaacaaacatttcaacaaaacacacacaaacagaacatatttttattttttatagatgTATAGTATATGCATAATtgcaacagaaataataaacacTTAGAAATTAAGATTCTTAAAAAGAAGAGTTAACTTTCAGTCACATTTtatcatgtgttttttttatcccAAAAGTACTCCATGTCTTCCtggaatgaaaacaaaaatgtaaagggCTCCCTGGAACCTTCCAGGTGTTCCATGAGACTATGAAGGGCCATTTCCTTGTCCTCTTCATCCACTGCCAATGCTGTGCAGAAGGGCCACGGTTAAAGACTGCAACCATGTGTACTGTACACCGCGATTGCAGCTGAGGTATTTTGTCCTCTCTTTGAATTGTCGTATGTCTTTCATCAAtggatgaaatgaaaaatacataACACACATACTCACTGTCTAAACTGCAtttgggggtaaaacgaagctcgaaaacgttgagagacggtatagtgttttcgaacaatctaacacccctttgtttctggaggcggggtttacatgacgtatgcaaataaaatgacgTGTTATTTCCCAAGACCAGCCGGCGCTacataacacacccacctattacgtaatggccataaaccaatggtggctcgagggtgtttaccggccaacacaaactttcccggagagttctgtttggtttgctgaggcaaactagtgaaacgaattgtcgtttggaccagattttgttcgaaatcgggttacagacggtcgtttttcgatttcgaatgttgtatgctgagcccttaacAGTCAAAGTCCACGTGAATCGGAAGttacgatcgtttttacttccgtattcggacacatttccgagtgaaaatgATCTTTCCAAAGGAGTTTTTCActgtgaattgattggatgtgtagctgttgcattgattttaaaatgaaactggcagcagactgacatttgaaggggaggagttaaaggATGTTTGTTCATATAAGAAATGCAAGACcttttttcaatttatttgaattctgacaaataatgtatatttgacattaaaagtcTACACTTTGTCCCTAAGTGTTTGTTACAAACGGAACAGATATTGATTATTTAGATATTAATTATGAACATCAAGTAATATTTTgaattctgaaaaataaagtaatttgaCCTCGAAAGTCTATACTTTGTGCCTAAGTGTGTGTTTCAAAATCAACAGATATAGATTATTCTGAACACTTAAGTAAATATTATATCTAGTAAAAAGAAAGCACTATGCAAATAATAACTACACAAAAATCTAGTGTATGCATTTTCTAGCGGTTTCAGATATTGTACATAAAAGTCACCAAAATCTATGTGAAAATAAGAACGTAAGCTGCAAAAACTGTTGGTAGCACGATCTGCACTAAACCATGTGTGGTTCGCCCTCATTTCCGGCCTGAGACTGGTGGTCTGGATCGTGTGTCGTGAAACGTGTCGTTCTGCGGGCCTGCAGATGGATATTTCTCCCAGGGttagtcatctcattgaagccttaataaaaaccAAGGTTcaggacaagtaaatgtttaattgtccatatcacagtaaaatgaaaatgtttgatgctgcaaatcccttgAAATAATCGAACAatctaacaataaaataatacacagaaaagtatatgtacaacaataacatgcataatagtgctaatgtaatgtcttaacatctctcatctaaggggtccttgccctgAAAaccgttgaagacccctgccttATGCATCTTGGAGACTAACCATCCTGGGTCTTTGAAAATCAAAATACACAATCGtaacaaattaaatgtaatccTTTGTAATGATAAAGCTACAGGTAAtgctgctttaaaatgtactgtatgtatttaggTGAATGGTGTTGATAGTGAAGCTTAAATAAAGTCTTCAGACTGAGCTCAGTGCTGGTGTGTAACCACATCCCCTGTGTGTAGATTCTCATCAGAAGAGGAAGAGTCTCACGGTACTGCTGTTCTCATCATGAAGACTTCACAAACCTGGATTCTTCACCTGAATCTCTGCATCGTTCTTACTTCACTGACTCACGCAGGTACATTTGAATGTAATACACTTTATTCTATTCTTTAGATTTGATTTGTTTCGGTTTTGTCTGCTGTTTAACTTTTATCATCTCTCAATGCAGTTGTTATAAAACATTCAGTGACTGAGGTCTTGTGTCTTTTCATCAGATTCTGATTCCAGTGTTCAAACGATTCAGCATCATGTCTTCAGAACGGTCTATGAAGGAGACACAGTGACACTTCACTGCAACACAACTCTTCGTGATGATGAAA
This window encodes:
- the prkra gene encoding interferon-inducible double-stranded RNA-dependent protein kinase activator A homolog, with the translated sequence MMAASAGGSAPRLFGCADKTPVQVLHEYGIRTGSAPQYALIGSDGDAHQPCFSFSVTIGEITCKGEGSTKKAAKHEAAQAALQVLKLDFQPNDDRDKNGISPETRDASNPVGILQELAMLRGWCLPEYVTCMETGPDHMKEFTVVCRLEGLEETGTGSSKKTSRRVAAERMLEKLQSLSGSLEITWSPPPHVNVEDVRHSTGEKISLLKRSPLSIPNTDYIQMLLDLSLELGFQVTYMDIDELTVNGQYQCLVELSTRPVTVCHGSGMTSGNAQNSAAHSALQYIKMIVCRH